In Oncorhynchus nerka isolate Pitt River linkage group LG26, Oner_Uvic_2.0, whole genome shotgun sequence, one DNA window encodes the following:
- the LOC115104355 gene encoding 4-galactosyl-N-acetylglucosaminide 3-alpha-L-fucosyltransferase 9-like gives MMCLGPNCRIGHQSLMGILLLGCLLTCLLYRPAITWLPVLAKHFQAEHKQDVTVLVWHWPFDHPFKLNSCRSLYNIEGCHLTADRELYSQADAVLIHHREIEEDLSNLPQEPRPSFQKWVWMNFESPAHTKRIPGLEDLFNVTLNYRQDADINMPYGSLVPRTEEMEEFVPHKNRLVCWIVSNWNPGHKRTWYYMELRKFIRIHTYGDPFNKKVSLSEYRMIVASCKFYLSFENSVHKDYITEKLYNALKLGAVPVVMGPTRGNYEKFIPGDSFIHVDDFRSPRALAKHLLFLDENEEMYRKYFKWQRIHTVRINSFPIQNACNSCEYIRGHPENRMVTELYKWFWEE, from the coding sequence ATGATGTGTCTTGGACCAAATTGTAGAATTGGGCACCAGAGCCTGATGGGCATTCTACTGCTGGGCTGCTTGTTGACCTGTCTACTGTACCGACCTGCTATCACCTGGCTCCCTGTCCTGGCCAAGCACTTCCAGGCGGAGCACAAACAGGACGTTACCGTGCTGGTCTGGCACTGGCCCTTTGACCATCCCTTTAAACTGAACTCCTGCAGGTCCTTGTACAACATCGAAGGCTGTCACCTGACAGCGGACAGAGAGCTGTACAGTCAAGCGGATGCCGTTCTCATCCACCACAGAGAAATCGAAGAGGATTTATCCAACCTGCCCCAAGAACCACGGCCCTCCTTCCAGAAATGGGTGTGGATGAATTTCGAATCGCCGGCACACACGAAAAGAATACCTGGCTTGGAAGATCTGTTTAATGTGACTTTGAACtacaggcaggatgcagacatCAACATGCCTTATGGATCTCTCGTCCCTCGGACTGAAGAGATGGAGGAGTTTGTCCCGCATAAAAACCGACTGGTCTGTTGGATCGTTAGCAACTGGAACCCAGGACACAAGAGGACTTGGTACTACATGGAGCTGCGCAAATTCATCAGGATTCACACCTACGGGGACCCTTTCAACAAAAAGGTATCTCTTAGTGAATACAGAATGATCGTGGCCAGCTGTAAATTCTACTTGTCTTTTGAGAACTCCGTCCATAAGGACTACATCACAGAAAAACTATATAACGCTCTCAAGTTGGGCGCAGTTCCTGTGGTCATGGGCCCGACAAGAGGGAACTATGAGAAGTTCATCCCTGGAGATTCCTTCATCCATGTGGATGACTTCCGCTCGCCCAGAGCCCTGGCCAAACACCTCCTCTTCTTGGACGAGAATGAGGAGATGTACCGTAAATACTTCAAGTGGCAGAGGATCCACACGGTCCGTATCAACAGCTTCCCCATTCAGAATGCCTGCAACAGCTGTGAGTACATCAGAGGCCACCCTGAGAATCGGATGGTTACTGAGCTCTATAAATGGTTCTGGGAGGAGTGA